One genomic window of Desulfotignum phosphitoxidans DSM 13687 includes the following:
- a CDS encoding rubredoxin-like domain-containing protein encodes MTSWICDQCGYNLETDTPPEKCPSCKKDCTFVDNSCYTPDCAGTPNDPRITGKE; translated from the coding sequence ATGACCAGCTGGATTTGTGATCAATGCGGATACAATTTAGAAACGGACACCCCGCCGGAAAAATGTCCGAGTTGCAAGAAAGACTGCACATTTGTGGACAATTCATGTTACACCCCGGATTGTGCGGGAACACCCAATGATCCGAGAATTACCGGAAAAGAGTAA